In one Spirosoma rigui genomic region, the following are encoded:
- a CDS encoding AAA family ATPase yields MQATTSFTYHTKIRDVFSEMSQVVVGQDRLLNRLLIGLFTGGHILLEGVPGLAKTLTINTLAKVLELDFQRIQFTPDLLPADLIGTMIFNQKTSEFEVKQGPIFANLILADEVNRSPAKVQAALLEAMQERQVTIGEETFVLDRPFLVLATQNPVEQEGTYPLPEAQVDRFMMKVFVDYLNREDELAVMRRMSNMNFDYEVQPVLGREDLVAIRDEINGITISETLERYIIELVFATRKPMDYNLRDEARYIQYGVSPRASINLNLAAKALAYFDRRDYVLPEDIKEVAPDVFNHRIMLNYEAEADGVTTLQVIDSILRKVAIGR; encoded by the coding sequence ATGCAAGCTACTACTTCCTTTACCTACCATACCAAAATCCGGGATGTGTTCAGCGAGATGAGTCAGGTCGTTGTGGGACAGGACCGCCTGCTCAACCGGCTCCTGATTGGACTATTCACGGGTGGGCATATCCTGCTGGAAGGGGTCCCGGGACTAGCCAAGACACTGACCATCAATACGCTGGCGAAGGTACTGGAGCTGGACTTTCAGCGGATTCAGTTCACGCCCGATCTGCTCCCCGCCGACCTGATCGGCACGATGATTTTCAACCAGAAGACCAGCGAGTTCGAGGTGAAGCAGGGACCCATTTTTGCCAACCTGATTCTGGCCGATGAAGTTAACCGCTCTCCCGCCAAGGTACAGGCGGCCCTCCTCGAAGCCATGCAGGAGCGGCAGGTGACCATCGGCGAGGAGACGTTTGTACTCGACCGTCCGTTTCTGGTGCTCGCTACCCAGAATCCCGTGGAGCAGGAAGGTACCTACCCCCTGCCCGAAGCCCAGGTCGACCGGTTTATGATGAAGGTGTTCGTGGATTACCTCAACCGGGAAGACGAGCTGGCCGTGATGCGCCGGATGTCGAACATGAACTTCGACTACGAGGTACAGCCGGTATTGGGTCGCGAAGATCTGGTCGCCATTCGGGATGAGATCAACGGCATCACCATCTCCGAAACCCTCGAACGCTACATCATTGAACTGGTGTTTGCCACGCGCAAACCGATGGACTACAACCTGCGCGACGAAGCGCGGTATATTCAGTACGGCGTATCGCCCCGCGCCAGTATCAACCTGAACCTGGCGGCCAAAGCCCTTGCCTACTTCGACCGGCGCGACTACGTCCTGCCCGAAGACATCAAGGAAGTAGCCCCCGATGTCTTCAACCATCGCATCATGCTCAACTACGAAGCCGAAGCCGACGGAGTGACCACCCTACAGGTCATTGACTCCATCCTGCGGAAGGTAGCCATTGGTCGATGA
- the msrB gene encoding peptide-methionine (R)-S-oxide reductase MsrB, which produces MRQTHVFLLVALLLAGSLWVYRTYFGTPRPPHRRPAGATSPGNRRVEKTDDEWRAQLTRSQYNVMRGRDTEWPNSSPLNHEHGTGSYVCASCRNPLFSSNTKFESHTGWPSFYAPVVSNAVYTEPDGNRTEVRCAVCDAHLGHVFTDGPAPTGLRYCMNGVAMTFTPGGE; this is translated from the coding sequence ATGAGACAAACACACGTTTTTTTGCTCGTTGCGCTGCTGCTCGCGGGTAGCTTGTGGGTGTACCGTACTTACTTCGGCACCCCGCGCCCACCCCATCGGCGGCCGGCGGGTGCTACGTCGCCGGGTAATCGACGGGTTGAAAAGACGGATGATGAATGGCGCGCGCAGCTAACCCGGTCGCAGTACAACGTCATGCGCGGGCGTGACACCGAATGGCCCAACAGCAGTCCCCTCAACCACGAACACGGAACGGGTAGCTACGTCTGTGCCAGTTGCCGCAACCCGCTGTTTTCCTCGAACACCAAGTTTGAATCCCATACCGGCTGGCCAAGTTTCTACGCCCCGGTCGTTTCCAACGCCGTGTATACCGAACCGGACGGCAACCGGACGGAAGTCCGCTGCGCCGTTTGCGACGCGCACCTGGGCCACGTCTTCACCGACGGCCCCGCCCCTACCGGACTGCGGTATTGCATGAATGGCGTTGCGATGACCTTTACGCCAGGTGGAGAATAA